The proteins below are encoded in one region of Clostridium pasteurianum DSM 525 = ATCC 6013:
- a CDS encoding 4Fe-4S binding protein — MIEIKRSNKFLIKRGLWYLLGIILFYAPFALYEKLLGKLIPNAANSPDIHSICLRIPLLYLFTGKGIQFMSVVFITVVLFFILTFFFGAFYCGRLCAAGAFTEYLSRLVPEKFKINWYNTINPIPIRYGFLAGYLITPFLAGSIACAFCNLSFLQRLMNGGFWGNFGFLGSTTIVTGFLWLFVFGIFTKGGRGYCNFMCPVGAIQGIVQSISSKFGFTFKLKLSREKCVSCGSCVKTCPMGSLQKKNGEITYEILNCITCRQCEATCPKNAISYGIGDSGWRSGNINDSDTLTPEIRRVVNE; from the coding sequence ATGATAGAAATAAAAAGAAGTAATAAATTTTTAATTAAAAGAGGACTATGGTATTTATTAGGAATAATTCTGTTCTATGCCCCTTTCGCTTTATATGAAAAGCTATTGGGAAAATTAATACCTAATGCTGCGAACTCTCCAGATATCCATTCAATATGCCTTCGAATACCATTACTATATCTTTTTACAGGTAAGGGCATACAGTTTATGTCTGTTGTATTTATAACAGTAGTTTTATTCTTTATTCTTACATTCTTCTTTGGTGCATTTTATTGTGGACGTCTATGCGCTGCAGGAGCTTTTACTGAATACTTAAGTCGTTTAGTTCCTGAAAAATTCAAAATAAATTGGTATAACACAATAAATCCAATACCTATTAGATACGGGTTTTTAGCTGGATATCTAATAACTCCATTTTTAGCTGGAAGTATTGCCTGTGCATTTTGTAATCTTTCCTTTTTACAAAGACTTATGAATGGGGGATTTTGGGGTAATTTTGGATTCCTTGGTTCAACTACAATTGTAACAGGATTTCTTTGGTTATTTGTTTTTGGAATATTCACTAAAGGTGGAAGAGGTTATTGTAATTTTATGTGTCCTGTAGGGGCTATACAGGGAATTGTACAAAGTATAAGCTCAAAATTTGGTTTTACTTTTAAATTAAAACTATCAAGAGAAAAATGTGTTTCCTGCGGATCCTGCGTAAAAACATGTCCAATGGGATCTTTACAAAAAAAGAACGGAGAAATAACCTATGAGATTCTTAATTGCATCACTTGTAGACAATGTGAAGCTACCTGCCCCAAAAATGCAATTTCTTATGGTATAGGGGACTCTGGATGGAGAAGTGGAAATATTAATGATTCTGATACTCTTACTCCTGAAATAAGGAGGGTTGTAAATGAATAG
- a CDS encoding ABC transporter substrate-binding protein: protein MFKKRSNKKFFLLIISLVCLISLVATACGKQSSSASTSSSTAKEDKLKPDSDGLIPIRTSSKIACDSTPWVVADKKGFFKKYGLKVVYTGETQAAQRIPALLNGNNYVESFHPNTYAPAIAGGANIIGIGPAGIDPAPDIDPKYRHMWWFVSAKASEAGVKSFKDLANYKKGQKLKFTTGSANICTDFEGNTLADKFGIPRDRIEWVTMPDVQALQALTQGTVDVSAVHPPFYIGMEKAGNVKIADTQDTGLGATAGLTYWVVNKTWAAENPNVARKFLKAITEANTWSNHNTKEAATLTAEHIKQPVSGSHYYTETLNIDNEKYLKPWLEDSVKNGSIPAGKVKVSDMVTDEYYK, encoded by the coding sequence ATGTTTAAGAAAAGATCTAACAAAAAATTTTTTTTGCTGATTATTTCACTAGTATGTTTAATAAGTTTGGTAGCAACTGCCTGCGGCAAACAGTCTTCTAGCGCGTCAACATCTTCATCAACAGCAAAAGAGGATAAACTGAAGCCTGATAGTGATGGATTAATTCCAATAAGAACTTCTTCAAAAATAGCCTGCGATTCTACACCATGGGTTGTTGCCGATAAAAAAGGATTTTTTAAAAAATATGGCTTGAAAGTAGTGTATACTGGAGAAACTCAAGCAGCTCAAAGGATCCCAGCACTTTTAAATGGAAATAATTATGTTGAATCATTTCACCCAAATACCTACGCACCAGCAATAGCAGGAGGAGCTAATATAATAGGTATTGGACCAGCAGGAATAGATCCAGCCCCAGATATAGATCCTAAGTATAGACATATGTGGTGGTTTGTCAGCGCTAAAGCTTCAGAAGCAGGAGTTAAAAGTTTTAAAGACTTAGCAAATTATAAAAAAGGTCAAAAATTAAAGTTTACAACAGGTTCTGCTAATATTTGTACTGATTTTGAAGGAAATACGCTAGCTGATAAATTTGGAATCCCAAGGGATAGAATAGAATGGGTAACAATGCCAGATGTTCAAGCACTGCAGGCTCTTACTCAGGGAACAGTAGATGTATCAGCAGTACATCCACCATTTTATATTGGAATGGAGAAAGCAGGAAATGTAAAAATAGCAGATACACAAGATACTGGTCTTGGAGCAACAGCAGGTTTGACTTATTGGGTTGTTAATAAAACTTGGGCAGCTGAAAATCCAAATGTAGCTAGAAAATTTCTTAAGGCAATTACTGAAGCAAATACTTGGTCAAATCATAATACAAAAGAAGCAGCAACTTTAACTGCAGAACATATAAAGCAGCCAGTAAGTGGAAGTCATTATTATACTGAAACTTTAAATATTGATAATGAAAAATATTTAAAACCATGGCTAGAGGATTCTGTTAAAAATGGTTCAATTCCAGCAGGCAAAGTGAAAGTTTCAGATATGGTAACAGATGAGTATTATAAATAA
- a CDS encoding bacterial Ig-like domain-containing protein — MNKKKIIAILLSAAIVTSGLFTTPVVQAHNNDIHSEAQIGVNYQAHVQNLGWQSIVSNSSEAGTHGKSLRLEALKINLINAPKNAKINYQAHVQNQGWQSWKSNGSEAGTEGKSLRAEAIRVSLENLPGYSVQYRVHIQNEGWQPWVSDGAEAGTTGKSLRLEAVEIRIVKNSNIGVSYQAHVQNQGWQSSVLNGAEAGTDGQSLRLEALKISLVNAPKDAKINYQVHVQNQGWQSWKSNGAEAGTEGKSLRTEAIKISLENLPGYSVQYRAHVQNKGWQPWVSDGAEAGTTGKSLRLEAVEIRIVKTSDGDTPIPSTQTFTGYITTEDDFVNPRIGGIDPSSDTKSMILMKTMARSGLGIAVRENNGWKFYYLDGKFATDNNDGADGKWKFDGTDSQLDAWNLVQNTTKASHISVTVTGELTEDKATNTGSDADGIYYPVIKASSIKETSVLNSIAITKPADKLVYSVGDKLDISGLEVTATYSNGSKSVIPITAANVTGFNSSKTANDQILTITAGGKTTTYTVDINSTGNALTLNNISITKPAAKLIYSVGDKLNIAGLEITGTYSDGSKSVIPIAVANITGFDSSKPLSKQVLSINVNGKTVNYTIDVKPKVQTFKGYITTEDDFAANLGEDTAFMVYMKMMALSGLGITFEQDGKWVFYYLDGKIATNNTNGDNGKWSFDGTGSQLSAWKIVEAQVKENSGANKMKPVPVTVTGTLNGNVQTNPGPDADGKSFPVITVNSMTKN, encoded by the coding sequence ATGAACAAAAAGAAAATAATAGCAATTCTGCTTTCTGCAGCAATAGTGACCTCAGGATTATTTACTACACCAGTAGTACAAGCACATAATAATGATATACATTCTGAAGCACAAATAGGAGTTAATTATCAGGCCCATGTACAAAACTTAGGATGGCAGTCAATAGTTTCAAATTCTTCAGAAGCAGGTACGCATGGAAAGTCTTTAAGATTAGAAGCGTTAAAAATAAATCTTATTAATGCACCTAAGAATGCAAAAATAAATTATCAAGCTCATGTACAAAATCAGGGATGGCAATCGTGGAAATCAAATGGATCAGAAGCAGGTACAGAAGGTAAAAGTTTAAGAGCAGAAGCCATAAGAGTATCTTTAGAAAATTTACCGGGATATAGTGTTCAATATAGAGTACATATACAGAATGAAGGATGGCAGCCCTGGGTATCAGATGGAGCAGAAGCAGGAACTACGGGAAAAAGTTTAAGGCTTGAGGCTGTAGAAATAAGAATAGTTAAAAATAGTAATATAGGAGTTAGTTATCAGGCACATGTACAAAATCAAGGATGGCAGTCATCAGTTTTAAATGGGGCAGAAGCAGGAACAGATGGACAATCTTTGAGGTTAGAAGCATTAAAAATAAGTCTTGTCAATGCACCTAAAGACGCAAAAATAAATTATCAAGTTCATGTACAAAATCAAGGATGGCAATCATGGAAATCAAATGGAGCAGAAGCAGGTACAGAAGGTAAAAGTTTAAGAACAGAAGCCATAAAAATATCTTTAGAAAATTTACCGGGATATAGTGTTCAGTATAGAGCACATGTACAGAATAAAGGATGGCAGCCCTGGGTATCGGATGGAGCAGAAGCAGGAACTACTGGAAAAAGTTTAAGACTTGAAGCTGTAGAAATAAGAATAGTTAAGACATCTGATGGAGATACACCAATTCCAAGCACTCAGACATTTACAGGATATATTACAACAGAAGATGATTTTGTAAATCCTCGAATAGGGGGAATCGATCCTAGCTCAGATACAAAGTCTATGATATTAATGAAAACTATGGCTAGATCAGGACTAGGTATAGCTGTTAGAGAAAATAATGGATGGAAATTTTATTATCTTGATGGGAAATTTGCTACAGATAATAATGATGGGGCAGATGGTAAATGGAAGTTTGATGGCACTGATTCACAGCTAGATGCCTGGAATCTTGTACAAAATACTACAAAAGCTAGCCATATCTCTGTTACTGTTACAGGAGAGCTGACTGAAGATAAAGCTACTAATACAGGGAGTGATGCAGATGGAATATATTATCCTGTAATAAAAGCATCATCCATAAAGGAAACTTCAGTGCTAAATAGTATAGCGATAACAAAACCTGCTGATAAACTTGTTTACTCGGTAGGAGACAAATTAGATATTTCAGGATTAGAAGTAACAGCAACCTATAGTAATGGAAGTAAGTCGGTAATACCAATAACCGCAGCAAATGTAACTGGATTTAATAGCTCGAAGACTGCTAATGATCAAATATTGACAATTACGGCAGGAGGAAAGACAACTACTTATACAGTGGATATTAATTCTACAGGAAATGCTTTGACTCTAAATAATATTTCTATAACAAAACCAGCGGCTAAATTAATTTACTCAGTAGGAGACAAATTGAATATTGCAGGGTTAGAAATAACAGGAACCTATAGTGATGGAAGTAAATCAGTAATACCAATAGCAGTAGCCAATATAACAGGGTTTGATAGCTCAAAGCCATTGAGTAAACAAGTATTAAGCATTAATGTTAACGGCAAAACAGTTAATTATACAATTGATGTAAAACCTAAAGTACAAACTTTTAAAGGCTATATTACAACGGAAGATGATTTTGCGGCTAACCTTGGGGAAGATACTGCTTTTATGGTATATATGAAGATGATGGCACTATCAGGACTAGGAATAACCTTTGAGCAAGATGGGAAGTGGGTTTTTTATTATCTTGATGGTAAAATTGCCACAAATAATACTAATGGAGATAATGGTAAATGGAGCTTTGATGGAACAGGTTCTCAGTTAAGCGCATGGAAAATAGTTGAAGCACAAGTTAAAGAAAATAGCGGAGCTAATAAAATGAAACCAGTGCCAGTTACTGTAACAGGTACATTAAATGGAAATGTTCAAACTAATCCTGGACCTGATGCTGATGGAAAAAGTTTCCCTGTAATAACTGTAAATTCAATGACTAAAAATTAA
- a CDS encoding ABC transporter substrate-binding protein, producing the protein MVKKKFNKKIVLTLISLICLISLIATACGNQSSSSSASSSKSTGDELKPDKDGLIPIKTSSKLDCSSTPWVVADKKGFLKKYGLKVVYTGETQAAQQIPSILNGNNDVNSFHPNTYAPAIAGGANIIGIGAAGVDPASEDIDPKLRHMWWFVSPKAQAAGVKTFKDLVNYKKGEKLKFTTISANICMDFEGNILADKYGIPRDRIEWVTMPDVQAIQALTQGTVDVSAVHPPYYTGMQKAGNIKIADTFDTGLGPTAGLSYWVVNKTWAAKNPNVTRKFLKAMTEAQVWANHNPKEAADLTAKHIGQPVSGNHYYAETLNVDNDKYLKPWLDESLKNGSISKKLTTKDLVTDEYYK; encoded by the coding sequence ATGGTAAAGAAAAAATTTAACAAAAAAATTGTATTAACTTTAATTTCACTCATATGCTTAATAAGTTTAATAGCAACCGCATGCGGTAATCAGTCTTCTAGTTCCTCAGCATCTTCATCAAAATCCACAGGTGATGAATTAAAGCCTGATAAGGATGGATTAATTCCAATTAAAACTTCTTCAAAATTGGATTGTTCTTCTACACCATGGGTTGTTGCCGACAAAAAAGGATTCTTAAAAAAATATGGTTTAAAAGTAGTGTATACTGGTGAAACTCAAGCAGCTCAGCAAATTCCATCCATATTAAATGGAAATAATGATGTAAATTCATTTCACCCAAATACTTATGCACCAGCAATAGCAGGCGGAGCTAATATAATAGGAATTGGGGCTGCAGGAGTAGATCCGGCATCTGAAGATATAGATCCTAAATTACGTCATATGTGGTGGTTTGTTAGTCCAAAAGCTCAAGCAGCAGGAGTAAAAACTTTTAAGGATTTAGTAAATTATAAAAAGGGCGAAAAATTAAAATTTACAACAATATCTGCCAATATTTGTATGGATTTTGAAGGCAATATTTTAGCTGATAAATATGGCATTCCAAGAGACAGAATAGAATGGGTAACAATGCCAGATGTTCAAGCAATACAGGCTCTTACTCAGGGAACAGTTGACGTATCAGCGGTACATCCACCATACTATACAGGAATGCAGAAAGCTGGAAATATTAAAATAGCAGATACATTTGATACTGGCCTTGGACCAACAGCAGGATTAAGCTATTGGGTTGTCAATAAAACTTGGGCAGCTAAAAATCCAAATGTAACTAGAAAGTTTCTTAAGGCAATGACAGAAGCACAAGTTTGGGCAAATCATAATCCTAAAGAAGCAGCAGATTTAACTGCAAAACATATAGGGCAACCAGTTAGTGGAAATCATTATTATGCTGAAACTTTAAATGTGGATAATGATAAGTATCTAAAACCTTGGTTGGATGAATCATTAAAAAATGGTTCAATCTCTAAAAAGTTAACTACTAAAGATTTAGTAACAGACGAATATTATAAGTAA
- a CDS encoding ABC transporter substrate-binding protein, translating into MFKKRSNKKFFLLIISLICLVSLVVTACGKQSSSASASSSKSKEDKLKPDSDGLIPIRTSSKIACDSTPWVVADQKGFLKKYGLKVVYTGETQAAQKIPAILNGNNYFEDFHPNTYAPAIAGGANIVGIGPAGIDPAPDIDPKYRHMWWFVSAKASEAGVKSFKDLANYKKGQKLKFTTGAANICTDFEGNTLANKYGIPKDRIEWVTMPDVQALQALTQGTVDVSAVHPPFYTGMEKAGNVKIADTSDTELGPTAGLTYWVTNKTWAAENPNVVRKFLKAMTEAETWANHNTKEAADLTAKHIKQPVSGSHYYTETLNIDNEKYLKPWLDDSVKNGSIPAGKVKVSDMVTDEYYK; encoded by the coding sequence ATGTTTAAGAAAAGATCCAACAAAAAGTTTTTTTTGCTGATTATCTCACTAATATGCTTAGTAAGTTTGGTAGTAACTGCCTGCGGTAAACAGTCTTCTAGTGCATCAGCGTCTTCATCAAAATCCAAAGAGGATAAGTTAAAACCTGATAGTGATGGGTTAATTCCAATAAGAACTTCTTCAAAAATAGCCTGCGATTCTACACCATGGGTTGTTGCTGACCAAAAAGGATTTTTGAAAAAATATGGTTTAAAAGTAGTGTATACTGGAGAAACTCAAGCAGCTCAAAAGATTCCAGCCATATTAAATGGTAATAACTATTTTGAAGATTTTCACCCAAATACTTACGCACCGGCAATAGCAGGAGGAGCTAATATAGTAGGTATTGGACCAGCAGGAATAGATCCAGCCCCAGATATAGATCCTAAATATAGACATATGTGGTGGTTTGTTAGTGCTAAAGCTTCAGAAGCAGGAGTTAAAAGTTTTAAAGATTTAGCAAACTATAAAAAAGGTCAAAAATTAAAGTTCACAACGGGTGCTGCTAATATTTGCACTGATTTTGAAGGAAATACTTTAGCTAATAAATATGGAATTCCAAAGGATAGAATAGAATGGGTAACAATGCCGGATGTTCAGGCATTACAGGCTCTTACTCAGGGAACAGTGGATGTATCAGCAGTTCATCCTCCATTTTATACAGGTATGGAAAAAGCAGGGAATGTAAAAATAGCAGATACAAGTGATACAGAGCTTGGGCCAACAGCAGGTTTGACTTACTGGGTTACAAACAAAACTTGGGCAGCTGAGAATCCAAATGTAGTTAGAAAATTTCTTAAGGCAATGACAGAAGCAGAAACTTGGGCAAATCATAATACAAAAGAAGCAGCAGATTTAACTGCAAAACATATAAAGCAGCCAGTAAGTGGAAGTCATTACTATACAGAGACTCTAAACATCGATAATGAAAAATATTTGAAGCCGTGGTTAGATGATTCAGTTAAAAATGGTTCAATTCCAGCAGGCAAAGTAAAAGTTTCAGATATGGTAACAGATGAATATTATAAATAA
- the cysK gene encoding cysteine synthase A, with translation MSKIAKKLVDLIGNTPLLELSNYNAHKGLEAEVIAKLEYFNPAGSVKDRIGYAMIKDAEEKGLINKDTVIIEPTSGNTGIGLAFVAASKGYRLILAMPETMTLERRNLLKALGAELVLTPGPEGMKGAIKKAEELAKENPNSFIPQQFKNPNNPEIHKKTTAEEIWKDTDGQVDIFIAGVGTGGTVSGVGETLKSKNPNIKIIAVEPYDSPVLSGGKPGPHKIQGIGAGFIPDTFNPKVIDEIFQVKNEEAINTAKELAKNEGLLVGISSGAATFAATQIAKRPENKGKKIVVLLPDTGERYLSTPLFQ, from the coding sequence ATGTCAAAAATAGCAAAGAAATTAGTGGATTTAATAGGAAATACACCATTGTTGGAATTATCAAATTATAATGCTCACAAAGGGTTGGAAGCAGAAGTCATTGCTAAATTGGAGTATTTTAATCCTGCAGGAAGTGTAAAAGACAGAATAGGATATGCTATGATAAAAGATGCAGAAGAAAAAGGATTAATAAATAAAGATACAGTTATAATTGAACCTACAAGCGGTAATACTGGAATAGGACTTGCGTTTGTAGCAGCTTCAAAAGGTTATAGACTTATATTAGCTATGCCTGAAACTATGACTTTGGAGAGAAGAAATCTTCTCAAGGCACTTGGAGCTGAACTTGTATTAACACCAGGTCCGGAAGGAATGAAAGGTGCCATTAAAAAGGCAGAAGAATTAGCAAAAGAAAATCCAAATTCTTTTATACCACAACAATTTAAAAATCCCAATAATCCTGAAATTCATAAGAAGACTACTGCTGAAGAAATTTGGAAAGATACAGATGGTCAAGTGGATATTTTTATAGCTGGTGTTGGAACTGGTGGAACTGTTAGTGGTGTAGGTGAAACTTTAAAAAGTAAAAATCCAAATATAAAAATTATTGCTGTTGAGCCTTACGATTCACCAGTATTATCTGGAGGAAAGCCAGGACCACATAAAATTCAAGGAATTGGAGCAGGTTTTATTCCTGATACTTTTAATCCGAAGGTTATAGACGAAATATTTCAAGTCAAAAATGAAGAAGCTATTAATACAGCAAAAGAATTAGCAAAAAATGAAGGACTACTAGTAGGAATATCTTCAGGAGCAGCTACTTTTGCGGCAACACAAATCGCAAAGAGACCAGAAAATAAAGGTAAGAAGATAGTGGTTTTGCTACCGGATACTGGTGAAAGATATTTATCAACTCCATTATTTCAATAA
- a CDS encoding heavy metal translocating P-type ATPase, giving the protein MLKNISLNIYGMTCALCSMTIESTLEKLDGIGKVNVSYASEKAKLEYDDSKIKLEYIIRQIELLGFSVDESESKLVYKNGLTGNEIERKKMRNTFIISALFSTPLVLAMILGGLGFCHDNFDPQTSTKIGEYIQLLRYKAYGLHNWKLQLILATIVQFTVGLRFYKNSYYALKAKSATMDLLVAIGSTAAYLYSVYIVFFQVATYTLGMRDIYFEASTTIITLVLLGKYLEASAKSKTSKAIQSLINLQPRKAKVIRSEIEIEIPVNEVSVGDIIVVRPGEKIPVDGIIINGYSTVDESMITGESIPIEKVEGDSVTGASLNKFGTFKFRATKIGNDTILANIIKLVDNAQNSKPPIQKIADKVAGNFVPFVLIVSAYTFVIWYFFIFGRQTFLLDSAIIYAVAVLVVSCPCALGLATPAAIMVGMGKGAQNGILIKNGEELERACKINTIVFDKTGTITTGKPEVTDIILFNNKNIGGKDDFDKKNYLLLISAIAEKKSEHPLGEAIYKFAKVKFTRELEDPDEFEAIPGKGIIARVKDKRILIGTKNFLEENNIESKELNKLLNSLQNQGKTAALVAIDNNLAGIIALSDKIKEDSAEVIKVLKKMNIEIYMLSGDNEKTALTVAKKVGINNVIAEVQPKDKAHEIEKLKKSGEIIAMVGDGINDAPALAVADVGFAMGTGTDVAIETGDIVLLSGELKSLVKAIELSKITMKKIKQNLFWAFIYNIIAIPIAATGHLNPVVGSVAMCFSSISVLLNSLSLKNSKIQTSNSSGIRLIKVFSNLFFKFRINKQFKHQGN; this is encoded by the coding sequence GTGTTGAAAAATATTTCACTTAATATATATGGAATGACTTGTGCCCTATGTTCCATGACGATAGAATCAACTTTAGAGAAGTTAGATGGTATTGGTAAGGTAAATGTTAGTTATGCTTCTGAAAAAGCAAAATTAGAATATGATGATTCAAAAATAAAGTTGGAATACATAATAAGGCAAATAGAATTATTAGGATTTTCAGTGGATGAAAGCGAAAGTAAATTAGTTTATAAAAATGGATTAACTGGAAATGAAATTGAAAGAAAGAAAATGAGAAATACATTTATAATATCTGCTTTATTTAGCACACCGTTGGTATTGGCTATGATATTGGGGGGATTGGGTTTTTGTCATGATAATTTTGATCCCCAAACATCAACTAAAATAGGAGAGTATATTCAGTTGCTAAGATACAAGGCCTATGGACTTCATAACTGGAAACTACAGTTAATATTAGCAACTATTGTTCAATTTACTGTTGGATTAAGATTTTATAAAAATTCTTATTATGCCTTAAAAGCTAAAAGTGCAACTATGGATTTATTAGTGGCCATAGGAAGTACTGCAGCCTATCTATATAGTGTTTATATAGTATTTTTCCAAGTGGCTACATATACTCTTGGGATGAGAGATATATATTTTGAAGCTTCAACTACTATAATTACCTTGGTTTTACTTGGTAAATATTTAGAAGCTAGTGCTAAGAGTAAAACTTCAAAAGCTATACAATCATTAATAAATCTTCAACCTAGAAAAGCTAAAGTGATAAGAAGTGAGATTGAAATTGAAATACCTGTAAATGAGGTGAGTGTTGGAGACATTATAGTAGTTAGACCTGGAGAAAAAATACCTGTTGATGGTATTATTATAAATGGATATTCAACTGTAGATGAATCTATGATTACTGGTGAAAGTATTCCAATAGAAAAAGTAGAAGGAGATTCTGTAACAGGAGCTTCTTTAAATAAATTTGGAACATTTAAATTTAGAGCTACGAAGATCGGAAATGATACTATACTTGCAAATATAATAAAATTAGTAGATAATGCTCAAAACAGTAAACCTCCAATTCAAAAAATCGCTGATAAAGTAGCGGGTAATTTTGTGCCTTTTGTACTTATTGTATCTGCGTATACTTTTGTTATATGGTATTTTTTCATTTTTGGAAGGCAAACTTTTCTTCTTGACAGTGCAATTATTTATGCAGTTGCAGTACTTGTGGTTTCATGTCCATGTGCACTAGGTCTTGCAACTCCAGCTGCTATTATGGTAGGTATGGGGAAAGGCGCACAAAATGGTATTCTTATTAAAAATGGCGAGGAACTGGAGCGGGCTTGTAAAATAAATACAATAGTTTTTGATAAAACTGGTACTATAACCACTGGTAAGCCAGAAGTGACAGATATAATATTATTCAATAATAAAAATATAGGTGGAAAAGATGATTTTGATAAGAAGAATTATTTACTGCTAATTTCCGCAATAGCTGAGAAGAAGTCCGAGCACCCGCTAGGGGAAGCCATATATAAATTTGCTAAAGTTAAATTTACAAGAGAATTAGAAGATCCAGATGAATTTGAAGCTATTCCAGGTAAAGGGATAATTGCAAGGGTTAAAGATAAGAGAATATTGATAGGAACAAAGAATTTTTTGGAAGAAAATAATATAGAGTCAAAGGAATTAAATAAATTATTAAATTCACTGCAAAATCAAGGTAAAACGGCTGCTTTAGTGGCAATCGATAACAATTTAGCAGGTATTATTGCGTTGTCAGATAAAATAAAAGAAGACTCAGCAGAAGTAATCAAAGTATTAAAGAAAATGAATATAGAAATTTATATGCTTAGTGGTGACAATGAAAAAACAGCACTTACAGTGGCAAAAAAAGTTGGAATAAATAATGTTATTGCGGAGGTACAACCTAAAGATAAAGCTCATGAAATAGAAAAACTAAAAAAATCAGGGGAAATTATAGCTATGGTAGGGGATGGAATAAATGATGCTCCTGCGCTTGCAGTTGCAGATGTGGGTTTTGCTATGGGGACAGGTACAGATGTGGCTATTGAAACCGGGGATATAGTTCTTTTAAGTGGTGAATTAAAATCTTTAGTAAAAGCTATAGAATTGTCTAAAATTACAATGAAAAAAATTAAACAGAATTTATTTTGGGCATTTATATATAATATAATTGCCATACCAATTGCAGCTACAGGACATTTAAATCCAGTTGTGGGATCAGTGGCTATGTGTTTTAGTTCCATATCTGTTTTGTTGAATTCGCTTAGCTTAAAAAATTCTAAAATTCAAACATCTAATAGCAGCGGTATACGATTAATAAAAGTATTTTCTAATTTATTTTTTAAATTTAGAATAAATAAACAATTTAAGCATCAAGGAAATTAA
- a CDS encoding sulfite exporter TauE/SafE family protein, translating to MTADNILEFLQNLLLLKYLPNIQTGAGYGLIFIFGILTSFHCLAMCGGIAISQSIGNKKYKKNISILPTLLYNLGRILSYTIIGGIVGGIGRIINFPGILRGIIPVIGGIFMVIMAINLIGIFPFLRKLNIRMPLFIAKKIRNDNSYGPLYIGIVNGLMPCAPLQIVQLYALSTRSFLYGAVSSFIFALGTVPILFTFGIINSAINKKYSVKILKVSAVIVLILGIGMIGRGLSLSGIHINAPSIFQQSDKLSNSKIEGDAQIITTEIDDDSYPPITVHKGIPVKWTIKVDKDKINECNNSIEIPKLKIEKKLSVGDNLIEFTPEEAGEIQYTCWMGMIKSKIVVK from the coding sequence GTGACCGCTGATAATATTCTAGAGTTTTTACAAAATTTATTACTTTTAAAATATTTACCTAATATACAGACTGGAGCTGGCTATGGACTTATTTTTATATTTGGAATATTGACATCATTTCATTGTTTAGCAATGTGTGGAGGTATAGCAATATCCCAATCTATAGGAAATAAAAAGTATAAAAAAAATATCTCTATTCTTCCTACATTGTTATATAATCTTGGAAGAATATTATCCTATACAATCATAGGAGGAATAGTTGGAGGAATTGGGCGTATAATAAATTTTCCAGGAATTTTAAGAGGAATTATACCTGTTATAGGTGGAATATTTATGGTGATTATGGCTATTAATTTAATTGGAATATTTCCCTTTCTAAGAAAATTAAATATTAGGATGCCTCTATTTATTGCAAAGAAAATAAGAAATGACAATAGTTATGGGCCGCTATATATTGGAATTGTGAATGGTTTAATGCCTTGTGCTCCTCTTCAGATAGTACAGTTATATGCGTTGAGCACCAGGAGCTTTTTATATGGAGCAGTATCCTCTTTTATTTTTGCATTAGGTACAGTACCTATATTATTTACTTTTGGAATAATTAATTCAGCTATAAATAAAAAATATTCAGTTAAAATATTAAAAGTAAGTGCTGTTATAGTACTTATATTAGGAATTGGAATGATTGGAAGAGGACTGTCTTTATCTGGAATACATATCAATGCTCCAAGTATTTTTCAACAATCTGATAAATTGTCTAATTCAAAAATAGAAGGTGATGCGCAAATTATCACTACGGAAATAGATGATGATAGTTATCCTCCTATTACTGTGCATAAGGGTATACCTGTAAAATGGACAATAAAAGTAGATAAAGATAAAATTAATGAATGTAATAACAGTATAGAAATCCCAAAACTAAAAATAGAAAAAAAACTTAGTGTAGGAGACAATTTAATAGAATTTACTCCTGAAGAAGCTGGAGAAATTCAATATACATGCTGGATGGGAATGATTAAGAGTAAAATAGTAGTAAAATAA